One archaeon BMS3Bbin15 genomic region harbors:
- a CDS encoding wyosine base formation: MLNFIAWAMENVKEILEKQGYSIIGTHSAVKICHWTRERLMRKRSCYKAKFYGISSHRCIQMTPSFAWCQHSCLFCWRPVEHTLGTDDIKEPQEPSYIVEASLEAQKKLISGYGGEKERVTQQEFKEANSPAHVAISLAGEPTNYPYIGELIEEYKRRKMSTFLVTNGMNPTRLEEVNPTNLYISLISPTEEIYRRLNRPKIKDGWERLHESLEIFSTRKTRKVVRITLVKGYNLEVPELFSKLIEKAEPDFIEAKGYVHVGYSRKRLERSHMPSYEEVNSFSDRLSRVTDYTIKDSSKDSKVFLLSKG, from the coding sequence ATGTTAAACTTCATTGCCTGGGCAATGGAGAATGTAAAGGAAATACTGGAAAAGCAGGGCTACAGTATTATAGGGACTCACAGTGCAGTTAAAATCTGCCACTGGACAAGAGAAAGACTTATGAGAAAGCGCTCCTGTTACAAGGCAAAGTTCTACGGCATTTCTTCGCATAGATGCATTCAGATGACCCCCAGCTTCGCCTGGTGCCAGCACTCCTGCCTGTTCTGCTGGCGTCCTGTAGAACACACACTTGGTACAGACGATATAAAAGAACCGCAGGAACCTTCCTACATAGTTGAAGCATCTCTGGAAGCTCAGAAAAAGCTCATAAGTGGCTATGGCGGAGAGAAAGAAAGAGTTACACAGCAGGAATTCAAAGAGGCAAATTCACCAGCGCATGTGGCTATTTCTCTGGCAGGTGAACCCACCAACTACCCATATATAGGCGAGCTTATAGAGGAGTATAAAAGACGGAAGATGAGCACCTTCCTTGTTACAAATGGAATGAATCCCACGAGGCTGGAAGAGGTAAACCCGACAAACCTCTATATCTCCCTGATTTCTCCAACCGAAGAGATTTACAGGCGCCTGAACAGACCAAAAATTAAAGATGGCTGGGAAAGGCTACATGAGAGCCTTGAAATCTTCTCCACAAGAAAAACAAGAAAAGTAGTAAGAATTACCCTTGTAAAAGGCTACAATCTGGAGGTACCCGAGCTATTTTCAAAGCTGATAGAAAAGGCTGAGCCGGATTTTATTGAAGCCAAAGGCTATGTGCATGTTGGCTACTCAAGAAAAAGATTAGAGAGAAGCCATATGCCGAGCTATGAAGAGGTGAATAGCTTTTCTGATAGGCTGAGCAGAGTCACAGATTATACCATTAAAGACAGTTCAAAGGACAGCAAGGTTTTTCTTCTTTCAAAAGGGTGA